The following DNA comes from Mycobacterium sp. MS1601.
GGCGGCGAGGTCCGAACCCGACTGCACCGGCGCCGCGGTGAGCGTGACGGGTGTGATTGGCGCACCGCGGCCGACTGGTGTAGGCGTGACCACCAGCAGAGCCGCGCCCACCCCAACCGCGGCTGCGGTGGATACCGCTCCCAATCCCAGGCTGCACCAACCCGAATCACGGATTGTGGGTGCGAATCGTAGGGGGTTCTCGACGTAGTGCAGGGTCAGGGCTGCCAGGGCGAGGGATAGTACTGCGGCTGCGCAGCGGCTCGGCAGGTTGAGTGGGTGTCCTACCAGTAGTGGGGTGAGGATCAGGATTGGCCAGTGCCAGAGGTACCAGGAGTAGGAGAGTCGGCCGAGGGTGCGCATTGGTGAGAGTCCGAGCAGTTGGCCGCAACCGTGGGTTGGTAGTGCGCAGCCGGCGCCGATCACGAGTGCGGTTCCGAGGGTGGGTAGTAGGGCGGCGATTCCCGGGTACAGGGTGGTCTCGTTGAGTTGGGTGCAGGCCAGCGCGATTACGGTCAGGCCGGTCCAGCCGAGTGTGATGGCTGTGTGCCGGGGGAGGCGGTGCCATTGGGTGGCGGTGAGTGCGATCAGTCCGCCGATGGCCAGTTGCCATGCCCTGGTGGGCAGCGAGAAGAAAGCCACCGCAGGCATCACATAGGTGATCACCACCGACAGGGCAAACGACACCGCCGCGATCACCGCCAGCACGATGAGATAGGGCCGCCGCGAGGGGTTTCGGGCCTCCGATGGTGGCTGCTTGCGCTGTCTTCTCCGGATCAGCCATGCGGTGCACAGGAACACCGGCGCCCACACCAGGTAGAACTGTTCCTCGACGCCCAGTGACCAGTAGTGCTGAAACGGTGACGGAGGCAGATGGCCGGCGGCGTCGAAATAGCTGACGTCGGCGAGGATGAACCAGACATTGCTGAGATAGAGGGCGCTGGCGATCCCGTCGCCCATCACCGCCCTTGCTTCACCCAGCGGCAGCAGGATGGCTGAGGTGATGAGGGTGATGATGCCGACGAGTGCTGCTGCGGGTAGGAGGCGGCGTGCTCGTGCGCCGTAGAAGTTGCGGAGTCGGACGGTGCCGGTGGTGGAGGTTTCGCGCCAGAGTAGGCCGGTGATCAGGAAGCCGGAGATGACGAAGAAGATGTCGACGCCGACGAATCCGCCGTCGAGGCCGGGTATTTGGGCGTGGAAGAGGACAACGGCGAGGACGGCGACAGCACGCAGGCCTTCGATGTCCGGACGGAAACGGGTGCCGTCTGAGCGTGTCTCCCGCCTCACCACGGTGCGGTTGACGCTATCGGCCTGGGACAAGATCACCTTCTCGATCAACGGCACTAATTGACGCATACTGCAAATCGACGAATATCACATTCAGCACCGAGGAGGTGCTGGTTTCGAGATAGGGCGATCATTCGGCACATCTGATCACGGGTGCGCCAGAGCACGGTCGGCGAGTGCCCCGATGGCAGGCGCCAACAATCGTGAGTACTCGAGTGTCTGATGGCTCACGTCCAGGTACACCAGCGTGTTACCCACAATGGCCGGGCACCGGTCGGTTGTGCAGAACAGATCGGAGAGATCTGCGTAGCGGCCGCCGCCTGCCTCGGCTGCGGCGGCCTCGGCGGCGATGCCGTCCTGATTCACCGCGGCCGACCGCGACAGCACACACGCCGTCGCGTCATCGAGGTTGCCGGACAGACAGATCGGGACCGATTTGTGTGGACTCGGGATGGGTCCGAGCACCAGCACCCGGGCACCGTCGCCCTGTAACTGCTGCACCAGCCGTGTCAGACTGTGGAGCCACGCGGGGTCGAAAGCGGTGAAACCCGTCATTGTTTCGTCGATTCCGTAGCCCCGCCACGCACCCACCACCACCAGCGCTGGGCGCTCGACCCGCAGCCTGGCCAGGATGTCGGCACGCCATTGCTCGCAGTGCTGGAATTCTTCGATCACCCGCCGGAACGGACTGTCGATGCGGACATCCATCAGCGGACAGGCCATCTTGGCCATCAACTCCAGACGCCAGCCACGTTGCTTGGCGACCTCTTCTAGGGCCGGGGCCCACATGGCGGCGTTGGAGTCGCCCACCAATGCCACGGTGGTGGCGGACCCCGTGTCACCCAGCGCGCACTCGGGCTGTCCTCCTTCGTAGGGGGTTCTCAAACAGCCGTCGAAGGAGAACTCCCTTTGCTCGTCCGCAACCTTGGTGAGTGGCGGAGAAAGGTTGGACGGCACGGCCTGTAGTCCGACTGACGCCGCAACCATGTCCTGCACCTGGGTCGTGATGTCCCGTACCGCAGCGTCATAGGCGTCGATGTCGGAGCCGACAGGCAACTGAATAGCGGTCACCGCCAGTGTCGGCACCGGCGCGCCGCGACCGGCGGGGACGGATGCCACCATCAGCAACACGACACACACACCGACCGCCACCGCCGTCGCGGCGCCGCCGAGCACAAGACTGGCAGCACCTGAGTCGCGCACGCGCGGTGCGAAGCGCAGGGGGTTCTCGACCCATCGCAACGTGAGCACCGCGAGCACCGCGGACAGCGCCACCGCAGTCAGCCTGCCGGCCAGTCCCAACGGATGACCCACCATCGCCGGAGCGAGTACCAGCACCGGCCAGTGCCACAGGTACCAGGAGTAGGACATCCGGCCTATCGCTCGCATCGGGGCGATGGCCAGAATGCGACCGCATCCCTGCGTAGGTGATGCACAGCCGGCGCCGATGACCAATGCGGTGCCGACGGTGGGCAGCAGCGCGGCGGTCCCCGGGTACAGGGTGGTCTCACTCAGTGTGGTGCAGGCCAACACGATCAGAATCGCTCCGGTCCACCCCAGTACGGCGGCAGGCAGCGGCTTGAGCAAGCGCCAGTACCCGGTGGACAGCGCCACCAGCCCACCGAGCGCCAGCTCCCAGGCCCGGGTGGGCAGCGAGAAGAATGCCACTACCGGCACCACGTAGGTCACCACCAGCGACAGCGTGAAGGACACCACCGCGACCAGAGCCAGGACCACGAAGTAGGGACGCTGTGAAACCGTTTGGTGCCCATGTGATCTGCGTGCGCGACGAACAAGCCACGCAGTGCCTATGATCAACGGCGGCCACAGCAGGTAGAACTGTTCCTCGACACCGAGTGACCAGTAGTGCTGGAAGGGCGAGGGTGACAGCAGGTCGCTGAAGTAGTTGACGTCGGCGAGGATGAACCAGTAATTGCCGACGTACAGCGCACTTGCCATACCGTCGTAGAGCACCGTGGGCACCCGCAGCGGAGGAAGCAGCGCAACCGCCGCGATCGCGGTGATGACACCAACCGCCGCAGAGGCCGGTAGCAGTCTACGGGCGCGTGCGCCGTAGAAATTGCGCAGCCGCACGGTGCCGGTGGTGGAGGTCTCACGCCACAGCAGGCCCGTGATCAAGAACCCCGAGATGACAAAAAACACATCCACGCCGACAAACCCGCCGTCGAGTCCCGGCACCGCGGCATGGAACAGCACCACCGCCAGCACCGCGACCGCACGAAGCCCCTCGATGTCCGGCCGGAAACCCCACTGTGCCGACGGTCTGTCCTGGGGTGTCTGGGTGGGGCTGACACTGCCGGTTTGATGCACTGTCACCTGTCTTCGAGTGGGTCGGCCAAAGTTGCTGGGCTGCTTGTCCTCAACTGCTCGGTGATCCACGTCGTGGTGAAATCGACGACGCCGGGGATACTCTCGGCCAGGTTGGTGCCGAAAGCTCTCTCGAGGTTCCCACCAACCAGTGGGATCTTGACGTCGACTTTGCCGGTGAAGCTCAATCGTGAACCACCGGGGGTTGTCTCGAGTTTGGCTCTGGCCCGGCAGGATCCCAACCCACCGGATACCGTCGCACTGATCTGACCGTGTACGTGGTCGTCACTTGCCGATGTCCAGGTCTCGATGTGCACCACGACCACCTCACCGGAGACGAACTTGGCGACCAGGCCGGGCAACATGACGCGGCCGATGCGTTGGGTGAGCTGGACCGAGACCGTGCCTTCGGCGCCGACGATCAACGAATCCAGCGTGGTGGCGTCGTTGCCCGCCAGTCGGGCGGCCCAGTAATCTTGCCGGCCGAAGGCTGTGTGGATCTGCTCGACGCTCGCCGATGATTCGGTGAGGCCGTCGAAAGAACGGGACATAGCAGAACTTCCTACCAAGTGCGGGGGCGCCGCGTGCCCAAGTCGCCGGTTTCTGTTGGGTCATTCACGGCAAAGGTGCAGTGGTGGTGGTTTAAGGTCCAGTTCTGGTGTGTTCGGAATCATGTTCACAATCAGGCAAGTGAACCCGGCTCACCAGCAAGCCTGGGCGAAAGCCCGCACCGATGGAGAGGATGCGCGTGGGCATCAACAACGGCCTGGTGACGCTGGCGGATGCTTTGCCAGGTGTCAACAGGATCAGGGCGGTTCAGCGGGCCCTCGAAAGGCGTTCCGCGCCGGTCTATCTGGAGATCGGTGTCTCCAGGGGCCAGGCGTTCCAGCGGATCGGCGCAGATATCAAGATTGCTGTGGACCCCGCCTTCAGGTTGTCGCAACGTGCCCGTGAACTCGCGGATGCAAAGGCTCGCGTCACTCACTACTTCGAGACCACCAGTGACGAATTCTTCGAGGAGGCCGCCGAACTGCTGCGTGAGCACCCCGTCGACGTCGCCTTGATCGACGGCCTGCACACCTACGAACAGGTGGTGCGCGACGTCGAGAACACCGTTCGTCACCTGAGCGAGGGCGGCGTCATCTTCCTTCACGACTGCAACCCGCCGTTCGAGTTGGCAGGCCGGCGCGCAGAGTCGTGGGAGGACTTCATCGCCCAGCAGAAGGGCCCGCTGGTCATCGGGATCTGGAACGGTGACGTGTGGAAGGCGATCGTGCACCTACGAAGCACCAGACCTGACCTTGTGGTCGGTGTGCTCAAGTGCGACCAGGGTGTGGGGTTTGTCCGCAGGGGCACACCGGATTCCACGCTGACCTACTCGCGCGAACAGGTGGAGGCCATGACCTATGCCGATCTCAAGGCGGACAGGGCGCGGCTGCTGAACCTCAAACCGCCCCGGTACCTGGAGGAATTCCTGGCCGCGGACACTCCTAGGCGTTGATCTGGCGAGGGGAAGCTATCGATGAAATTCGTGGTCGCCACGTGGGGTAGCCGCGGTGATGTGGAGCCCAGCCTCGCGGCAGCGCGTGAATTGGTGCGACGGGGGCATGACGTGGTGATGGCGGTCCCGCCGGACCTCGTCGCCTTCACCGAGGCGGCAGGGCCCACGGCGGTGCCGTTCGGGCCTGACTCGCAAGCGATTCTTGATGCCCACCGCAACTTCTGGACCTGCTTCTTCCGAACCCCCTGGCGGCTGGCGACGTTGCTGCGATCACGGATCGAGATCGCCGGACCGCTGCTGCGGGGTTGGCAGGAGATGAGCGCCACCCTGATGTCGTTGGCAGACGGAGCGGACCTTCTGTTCACCGGTATCAACTTCGAAGATGCTGCCGCCAATGTTGCCGAGTACTACGGACTTCCGCTGGCCACCTTGCATTACTTCCCGTTGCGGCCCAATGGTCAGGTGCTGCCGGGGTTGCCCGCGACAGTGGGCCGTCGAGCCGTGGCCGCGTTCTGGTGGCTGTCGTGGCGCGGGACCAAGAAGGTGGAGGACGCCCAGCGCCGCGAGCTGGGACTGCCGAAGTCGGTGGGTTCGGCGCCGCGCCGAATCACTGATCGTGGTTCGCTGGAGATCCAGGCCTACGACGCTGCGTGTTTTCCTGGCTTGGTCGAGGAGTGGACGACCGCAAAACGGCCACTGCGAAGGCCGTTTGTCGGCACGCTGACACTGGAGCTGGCGACAGCGGCCGACGGTGAGATCGAATCGTGGATTGCCTCGGGAACGCCCCCGATCTTCTTCGGCTTCGGCAGCATCCCGGTGGAGTCCCCTGCTGACACGATCGCCATGATCAGCGCAGCGTGCGCTCGGTTGGGTGAACGCGCGTTGATTGGCGCAGCTGGAACCGATTTCAGTGCATCGCCGCGACCCGGGCATGTCAAGGTCGTCGGAACCATGAACTACGCGACTGTGTTTCCGTTGTGCCGTGCGGTGGTCCACCACGGAGGGTCGGGGACCACGCCGATCGGAATGCGGGCCGGTGTACCTCAATTGATCCTCTACTGGGACATGGTGCACGCGATCTACGGAGCGGCGGTGAAGCGACTGAGGGTGGGTACAGCCAGGCGCTTCTCGACGGCAGACGAACAGTCGCTGGTCGACGATCTGCGCACCATTCTGGGTGCGGACTACCAGCGCCGAGCGCGAGAACTGGCCGATCGCATCACCGAACCGGCGAAGAGCGCTGCGGCCGCGGCCGATCTCCTCGAGGACTTCGCACGACTAGGACGTACCAGCTGAGCTGGGTCGAGACCGTCCGAGTGTGCCGTCGACGCAGGTGGGCGCCGCCGCATTCAGATGTTGCTGAAGATGCACGCTAGCGGTGGAAAGAGTCAAATGTGATGCGCGTCACACCCAACTTCGGGACACGCGTCCCGTCGCCGAAGTACGGTTCTAGAACGTGTTTCAGTAGCAAGGAACAGGCCGTCTGGAGAAACTGGTGACTACCAATCCGTTCGATGATGACACCGGTCGGTTTTTCGTCCTGATCAACGACGAGGAGCAACACAGTTTGTGGCCGACATTTGCTGAAGTTCCGGCGGGGTGGCGGGTTGTGCATGGGGCAACCGATCGCGCCGACTGTCTGGAGTTCATCGAAGCGAACTGGTCCGACATCCGGCCCAAGAGTCTGCGCGACAGGCTGGCAGCCAGCGGAACCAACGACAGGTGAGACGACTGGGTCGGGGGATCCATGGAACTTGGTGAGAACGCACATCCACTGACGCGGGCGCAGTTGGACATCTGGCTCGCGCAGGAGACCGGACATTCCGGTACCGACTGGCAGATCGGGCTGTTGGTACGGATCGAGGGTTCTCTGGAACTCGAGGCCCTGGAGTGGGCGATCCAACGTGTGATGCAGGAGGCGGAGCCTGTCCGGGTTTCGATCTTCGAGGTGGACGGCAAGGTGGTTCAACAGGCCGTCGAGTACCCGAGTATCGAGATCGATGTACAAGACCTGACATCGTCGCCGGACCCCACACGCGACGCACACGAGATGGCGTTGGCGATCCAGCGCACACCGATGCCGTTGTCGGGGCCGCTGTTTCGATTCGCGCTCTACCAGACTGGGCAACTGGAGTTCCAACTGTTCGGGTGTTTCCATCACATCGTCGTGGACGCCGCCGGCATCGGTCTGATCGGCAACAGGGTTGCTGCCGTCTACTCGGCGTTGGTCACCGGGGAACCCATTCCCCCCGCATTCTTCGGGTCGCTGCAGGACCTGGTGGACGTCGAGTCCGAGTACCAGGAGTCCGACGACTATCGCGCGGACGAGGCTTACTGGACGGCGAACCTTCCCGCCGACAGCCAGATTGCCAGCGCGCCGCAACTCGTTGCGGCTGAGCGCGATCCGAACTGGCGATCGGAACCGGTCCGGCTGGATCCTGCCCTGATCCGGCGGGTCGACGACCTGGCCCACATCTGGAACGTCCCCCGGTCGTCGATCCTCACTGCGGCTTGCGCAATCATGGCGCGGGCGCAGTGTGCACAGGGCGCAGACCTGGTGGTCGATTTCCCGGTCAGCCGGCGAACTGGACCGAGATGGAAGACGCTGCCGGCTATGACCGCCGGTGTGGTGCCGTTGGTCATCAAGGCCCGGCCCTCAGCAACGGTCAAGGCGTTCTGTGAACACGTCGACGCCAGGATTCGTGAAACGCTGCAGCATCAGCGTTTTCCCGTACATGCGCTCGAACGCCGCGCCCATGCCCATGATCCTGGCTGGTCGGCGCAGCGGGTGGTGGTCGATTTCTTTCCGCTGGCGTTCTCGCTGGACTTCGCCGGAGCATCCGCCTCGGCATCCATGACTAACTCGGGCTTCGTCGGCGGTTTCGGCGTGATCTTCTACGGAGTCGGCGACGAGCTGTATCTCAGCACCCTCGGTGCAGGGCAGTTGTTCTCAGGCTCCGACGTTGCGGATCTGGCATCGCGTCTGCAGCGGATTCTGGTGGCAATGGCTGCCGATCCGGCACGTCGGGTGCCCTCGATCGACGTGATCGACGAGCAGGAGAGCGCCCAGCTGGACAGGTGGGGTAATCGTTCGGCACTGCTGGACCAGCCCCGTGATGGTGACACGATCGTGTCGAGGTTCGCGGCACAGGTGCATCGAAGTCCCGATGCGGTGGCGGTCACCTTCGGCAATAGTTCGCTGACCTATCGCGAACTCGACGTGATGTCGGATCGTCTGGCGCGCAGACTATCCGGACTGGGCGTGGGCGGTGGGGATCGCGTGGCGCTGCTGCTGCCGCGTTCCGCCGATGCGGTGATGGCGATGCTGGCCGTGGCCAAAACCGGCGGCACTTACGTTCCCATCGATCCGTCGGTACCCGCCGCACGCCGGGACTTCGTACTGGGCGATGCGGCACCGGTGGTGGTGGTGACCACCGCCGAGCTACGTCCCACGCTGACCGGAATCGTCGCCGAGGTCGTCGATGTTGATGACGTTGACGACGCCAGTGGTGTCGTGGTGTGTGGTCCGTGTCCGGAGGACACCGCCTACGTCATTTACACCTCGGGCACCACGGGCACGCCCAAGGGCGTGGCGGTTCCGCATCGCAACGTGATCCAGCTGCTGAACACCCTGGACGTCGAAATGGGTTTGGCCCACCAGGTGTGGTCACAATGTCATTCTCTGGCTTTCGACTTTTCGGTGTGGGAGATCTGGGGAGCGCTACTGTACGGTGGCCGCGTCGTCGTCGTGTCGGATACGGTTGTTCGCTCGCCGGCCCATCTTCAAGCGTTGCTCCGATCTGAACGGGTGACGGTGCTGAGCCAGACGCCGTCGGCGTTCTACGCACTGCAGACCGCCGACGATGCGCAGGACGGTCCCGTCGGCAGCCTTTCGCTGGAGGCTGTTGTCTTCGGCGGTGAAGCCCTTGAGCCGCAACGGCTCTCGCCATGGCTGACTGCGCACCCCGAGTCGCCGCGGCTGATCAACATGTACGGGATCACGGAGACGACGGTGCATGCGTCGTTCCGTGAGATCTCTGTCGCAGACACCGAGCAGGTGGTCAGTCCCGTCGGGGTTCCTCTGGCGCATCTTGGCTTCTTCGTGCTGGATGACTGGCTGCGTCCGGTACCGGTAGGGGTTGCGGGGGAGTTGTATGTTGCGGGCTCGGGGTTGGCCGACGGCTATGTGGGTCGGTCGGGTTTGACCTCGGGCCGGTTCGTGGCATGTCCGTTCGGACCGCCCGGTGCGCGGATGTATCGCACCGGCGATGTGATGTGCTGGGGTGCTGATGGGCAGTTGCGGTACCTGGGGCGCTCCGACGAGCAGGTCAAGATCCGGGGGTACCGCATCGAACTCGGCGAGATCGAGGCCGCTTTGTCCGCGTTGGACGGCGTGCGGCAGGCTGTCGTGATGGTCCGCGAGGACCGTCCCGGCGACAAGAGGCTGGTCGGATATGTCACCGGCACAACGGATCCGGCCCGACTCCGGACAGCTCTCGGTGAACGGCTTCCTGCCTACATGGTTCCCGCCGCAGTCGTGGTGGTCGAGATGATGCCGTTGACGGTGAACGGAAAGTTGGACAGGAAGGCATTACCTGCGCCGGTGTACCAGGATGCGCAGTCCTACCGGGCGCCGGGTGACGCGGTGGAGGAGATCCTGGCGGGAATCTTTGCGCAGGTATTGGGCTTGGAGCGGGTCGGGGTCGACGAGTCGTTCTTCGAGCTCGGCGGTGACAGCATTCTGTCGATGCAGGTGGTGGCCCGGGCGCGTGCCGCCGGGGTGCGGTGCCGACCGCGGGACGTGTTCGTGGAGCAGACTGTCGCCAGGTTGGCCCGGGTGGCCGTG
Coding sequences within:
- a CDS encoding acyltransferase family protein, translated to MRQLVPLIEKVILSQADSVNRTVVRRETRSDGTRFRPDIEGLRAVAVLAVVLFHAQIPGLDGGFVGVDIFFVISGFLITGLLWRETSTTGTVRLRNFYGARARRLLPAAALVGIITLITSAILLPLGEARAVMGDGIASALYLSNVWFILADVSYFDAAGHLPPSPFQHYWSLGVEEQFYLVWAPVFLCTAWLIRRRQRKQPPSEARNPSRRPYLIVLAVIAAVSFALSVVITYVMPAVAFFSLPTRAWQLAIGGLIALTATQWHRLPRHTAITLGWTGLTVIALACTQLNETTLYPGIAALLPTLGTALVIGAGCALPTHGCGQLLGLSPMRTLGRLSYSWYLWHWPILILTPLLVGHPLNLPSRCAAAVLSLALAALTLHYVENPLRFAPTIRDSGWCSLGLGAVSTAAAVGVGAALLVVTPTPVGRGAPITPVTLTAAPVQSGSDLAAYDAAVQQAFAEMQAAVATSAGLQTVPSNLQPTLEDAPEQKSVMAFNGCVASFFENRLPECATGDAGSSTTVALLGDSHAAMLVPTFQQITEQRNWRLETLSKAGCPPIDVPITNFFARLAEQLQGCQQWRRQALDRIQEEQPELVVVSLWRQYSTGSASNWTPGFLPYDPAWLAGLTGLVHQLRNTGAQVLVLGPVPDPQSIVPICLSGHLDNATACAPTRSTAVNHTGITAENTATTAAGGHYADLTNLFCTNDTCPVIIGNTLVYLDWSHLTLEFARLMAPAVGALSDRALADD
- a CDS encoding acyltransferase family protein; this encodes MTVHQTGSVSPTQTPQDRPSAQWGFRPDIEGLRAVAVLAVVLFHAAVPGLDGGFVGVDVFFVISGFLITGLLWRETSTTGTVRLRNFYGARARRLLPASAAVGVITAIAAVALLPPLRVPTVLYDGMASALYVGNYWFILADVNYFSDLLSPSPFQHYWSLGVEEQFYLLWPPLIIGTAWLVRRARRSHGHQTVSQRPYFVVLALVAVVSFTLSLVVTYVVPVVAFFSLPTRAWELALGGLVALSTGYWRLLKPLPAAVLGWTGAILIVLACTTLSETTLYPGTAALLPTVGTALVIGAGCASPTQGCGRILAIAPMRAIGRMSYSWYLWHWPVLVLAPAMVGHPLGLAGRLTAVALSAVLAVLTLRWVENPLRFAPRVRDSGAASLVLGGAATAVAVGVCVVLLMVASVPAGRGAPVPTLAVTAIQLPVGSDIDAYDAAVRDITTQVQDMVAASVGLQAVPSNLSPPLTKVADEQREFSFDGCLRTPYEGGQPECALGDTGSATTVALVGDSNAAMWAPALEEVAKQRGWRLELMAKMACPLMDVRIDSPFRRVIEEFQHCEQWRADILARLRVERPALVVVGAWRGYGIDETMTGFTAFDPAWLHSLTRLVQQLQGDGARVLVLGPIPSPHKSVPICLSGNLDDATACVLSRSAAVNQDGIAAEAAAAEAGGGRYADLSDLFCTTDRCPAIVGNTLVYLDVSHQTLEYSRLLAPAIGALADRALAHP
- a CDS encoding DUF2505 domain-containing protein, which produces MSRSFDGLTESSASVEQIHTAFGRQDYWAARLAGNDATTLDSLIVGAEGTVSVQLTQRIGRVMLPGLVAKFVSGEVVVVHIETWTSASDDHVHGQISATVSGGLGSCRARAKLETTPGGSRLSFTGKVDVKIPLVGGNLERAFGTNLAESIPGVVDFTTTWITEQLRTSSPATLADPLEDR
- a CDS encoding class I SAM-dependent methyltransferase produces the protein MRVGINNGLVTLADALPGVNRIRAVQRALERRSAPVYLEIGVSRGQAFQRIGADIKIAVDPAFRLSQRARELADAKARVTHYFETTSDEFFEEAAELLREHPVDVALIDGLHTYEQVVRDVENTVRHLSEGGVIFLHDCNPPFELAGRRAESWEDFIAQQKGPLVIGIWNGDVWKAIVHLRSTRPDLVVGVLKCDQGVGFVRRGTPDSTLTYSREQVEAMTYADLKADRARLLNLKPPRYLEEFLAADTPRR
- a CDS encoding glycosyltransferase, which produces MKFVVATWGSRGDVEPSLAAARELVRRGHDVVMAVPPDLVAFTEAAGPTAVPFGPDSQAILDAHRNFWTCFFRTPWRLATLLRSRIEIAGPLLRGWQEMSATLMSLADGADLLFTGINFEDAAANVAEYYGLPLATLHYFPLRPNGQVLPGLPATVGRRAVAAFWWLSWRGTKKVEDAQRRELGLPKSVGSAPRRITDRGSLEIQAYDAACFPGLVEEWTTAKRPLRRPFVGTLTLELATAADGEIESWIASGTPPIFFGFGSIPVESPADTIAMISAACARLGERALIGAAGTDFSASPRPGHVKVVGTMNYATVFPLCRAVVHHGGSGTTPIGMRAGVPQLILYWDMVHAIYGAAVKRLRVGTARRFSTADEQSLVDDLRTILGADYQRRARELADRITEPAKSAAAAADLLEDFARLGRTS
- a CDS encoding MbtH family protein: MTTNPFDDDTGRFFVLINDEEQHSLWPTFAEVPAGWRVVHGATDRADCLEFIEANWSDIRPKSLRDRLAASGTNDR
- a CDS encoding non-ribosomal peptide synthetase, with amino-acid sequence MELGENAHPLTRAQLDIWLAQETGHSGTDWQIGLLVRIEGSLELEALEWAIQRVMQEAEPVRVSIFEVDGKVVQQAVEYPSIEIDVQDLTSSPDPTRDAHEMALAIQRTPMPLSGPLFRFALYQTGQLEFQLFGCFHHIVVDAAGIGLIGNRVAAVYSALVTGEPIPPAFFGSLQDLVDVESEYQESDDYRADEAYWTANLPADSQIASAPQLVAAERDPNWRSEPVRLDPALIRRVDDLAHIWNVPRSSILTAACAIMARAQCAQGADLVVDFPVSRRTGPRWKTLPAMTAGVVPLVIKARPSATVKAFCEHVDARIRETLQHQRFPVHALERRAHAHDPGWSAQRVVVDFFPLAFSLDFAGASASASMTNSGFVGGFGVIFYGVGDELYLSTLGAGQLFSGSDVADLASRLQRILVAMAADPARRVPSIDVIDEQESAQLDRWGNRSALLDQPRDGDTIVSRFAAQVHRSPDAVAVTFGNSSLTYRELDVMSDRLARRLSGLGVGGGDRVALLLPRSADAVMAMLAVAKTGGTYVPIDPSVPAARRDFVLGDAAPVVVVTTAELRPTLTGIVAEVVDVDDVDDASGVVVCGPCPEDTAYVIYTSGTTGTPKGVAVPHRNVIQLLNTLDVEMGLAHQVWSQCHSLAFDFSVWEIWGALLYGGRVVVVSDTVVRSPAHLQALLRSERVTVLSQTPSAFYALQTADDAQDGPVGSLSLEAVVFGGEALEPQRLSPWLTAHPESPRLINMYGITETTVHASFREISVADTEQVVSPVGVPLAHLGFFVLDDWLRPVPVGVAGELYVAGSGLADGYVGRSGLTSGRFVACPFGPPGARMYRTGDVMCWGADGQLRYLGRSDEQVKIRGYRIELGEIEAALSALDGVRQAVVMVREDRPGDKRLVGYVTGTTDPARLRTALGERLPAYMVPAAVVVVEMMPLTVNGKLDRKALPAPVYQDAQSYRAPGDAVEEILAGIFAQVLGLERVGVDESFFELGGDSILSMQVVARARAAGVRCRPRDVFVEQTVARLARVAVVSDASTEVRDQGIGPVLATPIIHWLNGVARTGASIDQVNQTVVIGAPPGAGESDVVQLLQALLDRHPMLRLQVDSIDGTWVLQVPQPGTVDARSCLRTVETLSDGAVAQARSRLNPAAGMMLSALWVPSLGQLVVIAHHLVVDGVSWRILLEDLNLAWEQLQSGTTIALPEPGTSFAGWATVLAEHAHHPVVVQQAEHWRQLNSMRPVLPDVRPKVDTYANAGNLSVELDVDTTRLLLGEVPTAFHAGVNDILLIAFGMALAEFLGTAEAPVVIDAEGHGRHEELWPGDAATTDHTIDLSRTVGWFTTKYPVAVHVSGLDWTQVLAGDPGLGAVIKDAKERLRIQPDGITYGLLRYLNDAVDLDGSDPAVGFNYLGRLGGTPTSGDVWEIRQDCWSVTDSAAAIPVPLMHTLELNAGTVDTDAGPRLRAGWTWATSALNHVQVKRLSQLWFDALAGICAHVRGGGGGLTPSDIAAGLSQQQIDELQRQYADS